The genomic window GCTATGGATACTGGAAGAAATTTGCTGACCTGGAGAGACGTGCGGGGCACAACAAGAGGGCAGAGGAGGTCTGTAATAAAGTACAGGGGGGCAGAATGTCATGATGTAGCTAAAACCAACTCTCCTCAGCTGAAACTCAAGTTTTGCTGTTTACATGTTAAAATTTGGACTCTGTTTCAACTTACATTTCACATGTAAATTTACTCTTTGCTCTAGGTGTGTGTCCAGGGTCTGAAAGCCATCCCTCTCAGTGTTGATCTATGGATACACTACATCAATCTGCTCCTGGGAACACTGAACATGAACCTGCCTGAGTCTAGTAAACGCATTCGCAGGTAACAGCCTACACCGTCGGCTAGGCACTTCCTAGTATTTCATGATGGTTTAGGTATCATTGTGTAAAATATGTCAGGATCCAGAGTTTCCACCTCAGGACTTGACTGGGATTAACTTCCTTACTTTTCTTAAGTAGGTCTCTGATGTTTAGCTGTAATGAAGATTGCCCTTGTGGCTTGACGAGATACTGACTGAGTCTCTGCAGCATTCTGCACAGCAGTCAGACGTGTCTAATTTACTCTCAGCTTAACACTCCCGTGTAGGGCATTTCATGTTTCTAATGCGTCTAAATCAGTTAGCTTTTGAGCTCTCTGTGGAACTGAAATGCTCACGCCTCTctgttctcagtgtgtttgaggaggCGCTAGCAGCTGCAGGGATGGACTTCCACTCAGACAGACTGTGGGACCTGTATGCTGAATGGGAGAAAGAACAGGGCGATCTTCGGGCCATGACTGGAGTGTATGATAGAGCGCTCAAGATGCCCACCCAGCTGTATAGTGGACATTATGAGAAGTAAGATATCTGTctgaaattattacatttaggAAGCTCACAATCATACATAGAGGTCAATATGAATTTGCTAATATTTCCACTTCGTCTTCTAGCATGGTAGCTCAAAGATACATTGTATTGCTAAGTCTACATATTGTTTATAACAGGCACGTTAACTGATTTCTATGCCACTTGATATCTGTTAACTGAATGTTGGAAGATATTAATGCACTGAGATAATCACAACAGCCCAGTCAGAACATGTTGAAAGTAATGTGACATCTCTGAATCTGACCAAACTTCTTTGTTCAATTTGTTTCCCAGactcaaaacacatttaactTCCCATCCGCCTCAGGATGTTCTAACTCCGGAGGAGTACGGGAAGCTTCGTGCTGAATAcagacagagtttaaaaaagaaggaaggGTCAGATGCAGctgctgaggaggaggagaggccTCCTGGAGAAGAGGAACCTTTAGATGGCGGCAATAGCAAAGACTCTGTAATGCAGTTTTGTCACttattataaaaatgtcaagtttgtgggtgtgtgttgactTTGGGGGCGGCAGATTCCAACTGGTTTCGATCAAACTCTGTTTGTCCACGTCTATTTATTCAGGAGGAAGCAATCCAAAAGATGCAGGAGCTCCTGTTGGCCGGCAGAGAAAAAATATACCAACAGAACGAGGCGGAGGTCAGGAAGAGATGGAATTACGAAGATGCTGTAAGTTTCTACAGGAATGACATTAAAGCACAAACTcacaaaagtaacaaaataaggACAACCCAATCAAATCCTAACTCTTGACTTCAAATCCTGACTGTCCTTGTTTCTCTTCTCCCGTCCTGTTCTTCCTCCGACAGATTAAAAGGCCCTACTTCCATGTGAAACCTCTGGACAGGGCGCAGCTGAACGCCTGGCAGACCTACCTGGACTGGGAAATGGCAGAGGCAGAATCTGCTCAGAGTGCTACCGAGGGGACAGCGACTGACGGAGAGCAGGGGTCCGCAGCCACGGAGAGCGTTGCCGGACACAAACGTGTGCTGATTCTCTTTGAGCGCTGTCTCATTGCCTGTGCCCTTTATGAAGAGTTCTGGACCAAGGTAGGTGGAGAGAACAATAGATCTTAgttgttaaataataataagctGAATTCGTGAGTGTTTGGAAGAACAGTGTTATGTGttaatactgtctgtgtttgtgtttcagtatgtACGTTACCTGGAACCTCAGAGTCTGGAGGAGGCCCGCAGTGTGTTTAGGAGAGCCTGTGAAATCCACTTGCCTCACAAACCCAGCGTTCACCTGCAGTGGGCTACATTTGAGGAGAGACATGGTTAGAATCCAACACTGTGACGACAGCAAagcattctgtttcaaaaaTCCTAaattacttatttacttatcaGTGTAAATGCTGAAGTATTTTTATGTACGTCAGAATTTCGTAAGATACAGTACAAGAGCCATATTGTCTTGGTCTCTGTTCTGATGTGTCACTCTGTTTTCCTGTTAGCTTATTGTACACGTGTCTTATGTTCTGcttcttctcatctctctggACCCTGTAGGTAACATTTCTGAAGCACGGCGTGTGCTGCAGGCCCTGGAACAGGCCTTGCCTGGGTTGGCCATGGTGCGGCTGCGAAGGGCGGGGCTTGAGAGAAGAGTGGGCCAATTGGAAGCGGCTGAGTCACTCCTGAGGGAGGCAGTGGACCAAAGTAAAGACAACCCCAGTCTCCACGCCTTCTACTCCATCAAATTAGCCAGATTCCTTCTCAAATTGGGCAAGAATCCGACCAAGGCCCGCACCATCCTACAGGAGGCTATTGAGCTCAGTCCGGTTAGAGAACACTTCCTGAcctcctttttttgtgttcttgtcATGTCGTTTCCTGTGtacaattcatttttatgtattatCAGTAAATGCTGTTAATATTAATCACTCTGCATGTGACACATTACTCCTATCACTTGACAGCATACAAAACAGCCCAATGTATGCCTTTcaagtttttaatgttttatcccactcaattttttttaatctctacCACACTAGTTTTGTGGAGTGTAGTTTCTTCgtcatttcagtgtgtggttGCTAGGTTGTTGCTTTGACATCAGTGTTGCTAGGGTAATGATAGGGTAGAACAGGATACACTGAAAGCATACCCTCTAGTACCATTTGTTGTCAGGAGCTGATTGACAGCTTGTCAGatgttctctctttgttgtgAAATGTTTCGTGGATTATTTCAGGCCATCTGCTGTGTTGTTTGGTCTTTACCACTTCTCTTTTATGCATCTATATATCTATTATTCTGCATGTTTCTTGTGGTTGCGTTCAGGATAACAGTAAGCTGCACCTGAACCTGTTGGAGCTGGAGGTGTCCGGGGATCCCCGCGCTAATGGAGCAGCAGTGCAGCAGTGCGTCACCAGTGCCCTTTCTGCTCCTCTTTCCCCCAAAACCAAAATCCTCTTCTCCCAGCGCGGCTTACAGTTCGCTGAGGACTTTGGGACCACTGTGCAGAGGTGAGAAGCCGTCTCAAGAGTACATGTAGCAGTGCAGCATCCAGTGCTGTTGTGCATTAAACGACGTATTGTTCAAATCGAAGATATTTTGTCATCATTATTCTCTCTGGTTCATTCACGTCCAGTGTGATGACGATGTACGATGAGCACCAGAAACTGCTGAAGGAGCATGGCAGTAAGAAAAGAGGGGCAGAGAATGGGTAAGAGGAACAcatttggggtgggggtgtgacGGTGGGGTTGGGTCAACTGatgttttgtatcttttttttgaagtttgggTTTCAGTTAAGTCCATACAGTGTCAATCTGTTCACAgtatacattttttccccctcacagtGATAACGAAGACTCAGAGAAAATGTGGAAAGGTGATGACACATCATCCATGTCAACTCCTCTCCTGTCTGCACCACCTGTGGCGCCTCCTGTTCCTATGACAACACCCCCACCGCCTATGATGGGCGGGGACATGAGCGGTACACATGGGGGATATGGAGGATATGGTAACTGGTATCAGGTAGGGTGCCATAAAAtgccacatatatatatttataagaTATGTATGCTAACAGAATATTATAATTACATAATCCAATGACGTAAGCATAACTCTTACATGACCATGTTTAGTCTAAACTCTGGACTCTAACCTCATTACCCAAACTGTAGTATGATTATAGATgggtaaaaaaaatgcatgttagGAGATTCAGAACCTATCTTAATATTGGGCCTGGATATTTTCACAAACTTGCTGTGCTGATCATTTTCTTCTCCCCTCAAAGCAACCGCAGTATGGAGGATATGGTGGATACCAGAATCCATGGAATCAGTATAATCAATATTACCCACCCAGTTAAGGTGATGGGCAAGAGGAGTCATTGGATTCCAGTCACAAGTTTGGAGAACAGTCATACCACAATGAATGAACATATTTATGGTCACAATCCTGATGTCAAGCAGACTTCTAAGTCAAATGATGATGGTATTTCAAATTTAGTTAGAGCATAAGAATAGAGATCAACTGTTTGTCCTTCCTAAGTAATATGTTGAAACCCCcagaaaacatctttttttttttttcttaatctgtaATGACTGCTTTTCCTAAATTGCAtcaaaatattctttaaaatgCTCACATGTAGATATTTGTGATGACCCACAGATTGACTATAGGATATAACAGCATGGCTTTAGTTAAAAATGTTATTCCTAGAGCTCCTGTAATTTTGTATTGTGAGATTTAGCCCATTTCTTAAGCTCTTTTATCATGAAAATTTTATTTTGAGTGAAACAGTCTCACCATTCCAAAAGTAGGTTAACTTTTTTGATTGTATATATAAGGTGTTTTATATTTGAATGTCACAAAATTTTTTGCTACATGGTAAAACTGATTTGGCAATAGCATGCTCATTTTATCAGTGCTTGTACACCCCTAGTTTGTGCTAATTTTTTCAGGCTACAAGAGTCTAAAACCTTTATTTGTTGAGGCCTACAGCTTTTAAGATTTCCCTCAGAAAATGTGGTTTCATAAACTGATGTTTTGTGTAGTTGGACCCACTGGTTGTAAACCTAAAACCTCTGGGTTTGACATTCAGCAGTAGTGGAATTAGACAACTGACATATTTGGCTGGAGCCAACAAAAtattaaacctttttttttatggtttattgGAGAAACTCTGACATTTCATCCACAACTGTTACCTTTCGCATCACTCCTCAGCCGTTACAcaaatgtcattcaaatgtattttaagaCTGAGTGCAAAACTCAGATTCAGTCAACACATTAAGACACATTTGCATAAACTTGACCTACgcactgttttaaatgttggataacaaacatttttatccCAAATGTCTTTTGCATatgtcccccctcccccccaacacttaactgaataaaaatgtttgtatgcCAAAATTTGTTATCCCTGGACAATGACTCTCTGCTAATTTGCACCTGTTCATTTTAGAgtacaatatacacaaacaaaccagtttAAAGCTCAACTTGTGATTAAGATCTAGCTATTTGATTGGTTGAATGTGCTGTTTCGATGATGGTGAAGGCCATGTAattttgagtttgtttatttcaaacatAACAAAccaaagcagcaaaaaaatGTAGAATCCACCTGGTCAGCTCAACCGAAAAACTCCTTCCTTTCCAATTGTGAAAACTCAGCTGAGCTTTAAGTTAGAACACGTGAAGGTTTCTAGTACTACCCATCAAATATTGATCAACTCAGATTAGGCTCatagtgtgtttttataaaagCAAATTCAGTCCACTGTTGAAACTCCAGTCTCACTCTCCTATGGGTCTTGGTGTCAATGGCGTggaagagcttttttttttttctttctctttacaaTATGTCTTCATCTTTACTTCTTGGCAACCACAAGGACAGCAGAAGGCACCAAACCTGAGAAACAAGACCTGATGTTAAAATAACTAGCCTTTTTGAACCCTTGTTGACAagcctacacagacacaatgaggtTTTTCTAGACAAGTAAGTTATTTTGTGATCAGATCTCAAGAGTTGCCTGTTTgtaaaggagacagacagtTAAAGGTTTTACAGTTAAGACTACTGTTGAAGATGCCTACAGGTGATTCCCAAACTTTGACCCCCTGTCCATTCTTTATCTGAGTAGCCTGAATGATATAAACAAGTTTTATATGCTCCATATATACgtattaaataaaatgacaagtGCAACTAAAACACGTTGCACGATAATCATAAATATGACCACCACATGTAGGTGCTTTATATGCATCTTCTCTGTTGAGATGTCCTTACCTAGCTCCCGTAGAGGTTTCTCCATGTCGAGGTCAGTATAGACGCGACGGGGGTATGGGGATAGCAAGTTAAAGTCCTGCCCGTCCGCTCCATTCATCTGTACATAGACCCTCACGGCAGCTAGAGGCTCCTGGGCCTTGAAGGTAGTCGTCAGCGCGGAGCCATCCAGCAGACGGATCTGAGAGAACGCAGAGACAGTAACGAATAGGAAGGCATTAACGCAGCCTGAACTCACAAAGCCAGTTGTTTTACTAACCGTTATTTGAGTGAATCATTCAGAGTGTATAACTCAAAATTGAATTCATGAATTTAATAACTGTTGAAAGGAACTCACGACAGCGTTTTTGTTCGTTCGTGGATGGTAAATGGTCATTGTTCGGTAATTTACTTACGAAGCTGCTGTGATAATGAAGGACTTGTATTGtgtaataaattacattttaagttGCCCGGCCAACTAAACAAATGTGATTTAACAAAATTACCCTAGAGATGTAAACTTAATTTGTATCAGCGATCAGTCACGACATGTGGCTTGAGCAACGTCTAACAAGCAGCAGGTTCCAATTCAGAAGCGTTCCCTTACCTGTATCCGACACTCATCGTAGTCTTTCTTGGGTGGTGGAGGTCCCTGGTTGCCAGGCGGCGATAGTGGAGCGGCATCAGACGGAGGAGAGGATGCGGTCGTGCCTGAAGAGCCTCCTCCAAACTGAGACACAAAAGAAGAAATGGGGCTCACACTTCTTATGTTTGTTGCCCTGCTCACAATACACATCTCACTCTAACCACTGTAGACCCCTTCACATGTGCAAATGTATCATAGAATATGGTGCCAGGAACTGGGCTAGGTTCCACAAAAGGACTTTAAATTGGATTTGCAGTTGCCTCCTATTCCTCAAATACAAGCAGTACAGTAATCATGAGACATTAACAGTACAGATTAATACCTTCTGTGCCCTCTCCTCTCGGTCACGTGCAATCTTCTCCTTAACCCGCTGTCTGAATCGCAGAAAAGGACAGTCAGTTTTTTAATGTAAATCGGTGAAATCAGACAGTAGAAcgcaaaaaaatatatatatgagtctcttttcatttaaaaggttaCGCAGTGCACCATTGCTGATCATGCCACTGACAGTAGCTGAATTACCTGGCCATACGgtcctccattttctctctcctgcgcTGCTCTGCCAGCTTCTTCATTTCATCATCCTGAAGCTTTTGTTTGATCTGCAGGAGCTCCTGCCCCTGctttctcctctgcttctctctctccacctcgtcttttcgctccctctcccttctctcctcctgtttaACCCTCATCAACTCCTCCAATCTAATacgacaacaaaaacagatttcttTTGTTAACcagtttattaaaataaatgaaatcaatttatttcacaaaataaatatcaaatatttGTCAGTGTCTCATTTTCTGTGGGATCAATTTTCTTACTAACAAGCAGGGTCAAACTATGACACAAGTAATGATGCTATTTGAATGCCAACCGTTTTATctgctccctcttctcctcctctgtcattgGTCGTTTGGAAGCTTCTTCTAAGTCAACCTCAGCAGCTGACACTGTTTTGGATGAAAGTACAACAGAATGTGGAATACTTAATAGTCCGTGATACTAAAACCTGAAACATATATGATTAGGGACAAACACTGCATCCTACATTCAGTGGATTCAGAAGGTTGTGATGGACTCTGTTCTCCAGCTGCTGAACCCAAAACGTTTTCTGTTGGCGGTACGTAAGGTTCGTCTATATCTGGATCATTCTCGTGTTCCATTAACCTAAAGAGGTGGATCACaatttaaatgaaaggaaaggttATGAAACTGGCTGCTTACATGTTACACGCCAGTCTGAAAGAAAATCTACTCACCAGTCCATAGCTCTTTCAATCCCCTGGTTCCCAGTGTATGCCACAGCCTTCTCCCTGTAAGAGTGATCAATGAGTAGGATACTGGAAACAACTAGTACCATCCCAAAAGCAGCGTTAGCCTTAAGGTaaacaaaagtttttttaaaaatacaaataaaaacgtACGCTCTGTTTCTGTCGAATCCCATCTCCAGAAGGCTGTCTAACGTCGTGCACTCAGCCATGGTGCTGGAATTAGATAGGAAAAACCTTTAGAGGATTTAAGTTTTAAATTAATGTAGGGTTATCGAGGTGTGTGGCAAATCCGTAGGGAAAGAAACGATTGAAAATTGTGCACTGTCAACCGAGCGTTAGCCAGCTAGCCTAACATTACTTTGTTTACAATACCATTAACAGATATTTTATAGAGTAATTGATCTAAAAAGCGTGTACATAACAAATTTAGTGTCAAACTCAAGATCAGTAAAATGATATGAATTATACAGTACGTTAAAATTATTTGCCGGTTAACACACAATTTTAGCTTACTACTCACAACTCGGTTACGGTCGCTTTCCGTTTACATGCAAGTACGGCAACCCCTTAGAGTCAAACCTCATCAACGATCTCAGTACTGAGGAAAACGAATGCAGAAGTTGCTACGTTACAATGATATGattttcaattttctttcagAGGACACCCTTCTTTTCTTCGTTTAATCACGTATTCTAATTGTAGGTCCGGATATATATTCTTTAGagcaatattttctttcttttgtgtatatatggacATAAAGCCGTTGAGCAAACAGgatatgtatgaatgagagGAGCGCCCATTTATTGTCACCTAGAAGTGTAtacaataattaataattaatttatCAGCACTGATTGATTCACTGCAATTCCTTTACTAACTGACTCATGAAACTCTGCGTGCgcgcgttctctctctctctctctctctctctcatctacatTTGCTTTTTAGCGGTGCTTTTTCACcttcaaatgttcaaatggCTTTAGACAATATCCAAGGTGAATGGCGGCGAGTTTAATCTTATAATTATTAAAAAGTTTAATTTTATTATCTTAAATTGTTACTTAAGTATTATTTAATTCAACTTTAAAGCCTTTTCCCACTTTAAATCTTACATTCACATAATTGTTACACGAGGGcgaaacaaacagaacaacatcatGTTTGAAAGATCACTTCATACTGTGTGGCATACAGAATTCAATGAAAGGTACTTAAGCAACAAAGTATTTGAAGAATTATCCTTCAGTAATGATTCATGTCATAGTGTATCGCAGTTTCTATATTAAATCAGTAAATCAGTACATGTGTTAAATCATGCCTATGTGAAACGTTTTCATCAAAATAGCGGACAattgtgagggaaaaaaaactacaatatTCACCACCTGAACAAATTCACAGTATCATAGCTCTCAGTTAAACTTTGTGAATTGCAATGACTTGAATTCAGTTAGATGCAGTGTGAAGTTTAGCTACACTGGTGCTCATGATGCTCACTTGCTGTAACAGCTACTCTGTGTGGAAGAGCTGTAAGAGTTATTGTGAAGAGGCTGGAGACACAATACTTCGTCATATCCTTTCACTAGGCTTTGTAGTACATCTAAGGTCTCACAGTTGttggtgtttttcatttttattcctttattatTAACTATTCAATACTTATCAAAATCTACACTCACACTCAATAAAATACTGAGAGGAAGcatggctttatttatttatttatttgtttgtttatttatttatttattcactcattcatttatttattttaaaacaatggtTCTACAAAGCTCTGAAGTTCtgtgctttaaaaaacaaaatatagtgCACAAGAACTTACAGAGGGTGGGGATGGGGGCATGCAGTTACCACGAATAATAGATAGGGTTCAGTATTGACCAACCGGAATCCCTAAGACAAGCGGCTAGGTGTGGCATCACCGTGCTgcatttcaaaatttcaaaaccatagtttacaaaaaaatcacaggttgctcgtgtgcgtgtctgtgtgagcgagccagcgagagagagagagattctaacATGTGAAAATACTAAACAGCACTGGATGTGGTTTTACAAACTATTTACATTCTATTAGCGTGAATTAGGTGACCGAATTATAATGTGAAAGGAAAGATAAAAAGGAGATTGTCTGAAGAAGTATGGGTATAGTAAGCAACGTGCGGCACAGCCGAGCGTATATTAGTGCAAGTACCTAAAATGCAGCAGCAACAACGGGGATGCGAATATTCCTTTATGGTTTGCCCGAAAATAACTTCGAAAATTTGTTAAAATATAATCAAATAATTCTGCATGACTGTATTTACGTTACAGTGTTCTTTGCTCTGATAAACTGTGATAGACTTTTAATGTGAAACACAAATAGGTTTTCCGGTTACGGCGTACTAGCAGGATCTGTTTAAACAAGAGAGAGACCTCGAGAAGTTGGTAAAGAAGTGCCGTAGGTGGATCTTGAATGAGGTGTGGTGTAGGTAGTCTGCTCAGTCGTCTGTTTAGCATGTGAATTGTTACACTTGGTATCATTACAGTgggaaaaaacagcagaattaTCTGTTATATAAAATCGACGTTATTTGTAATTTGCCTGAGCTAATTGACTCGGTGCGTGTTTAGTATTACGCCTGAGGTGTAGGGGTGGGACTGTCACAAGTGCTTGCTGTAACAAGTTGAAGAGATCGTTCATCGGGTCACAGGGAGTTGGGGCGGATGCCTTACTTTTAAGTGTtaccattttttgttttgtttcgtttcatGTTAGAAGTATAAACTCGTTCTCGTCACGATGTTTAGCTGGTCCAAGAAAAATGCGAAAAAAGACCCAGAACTGTTTCAGACTGTGTCGGACGGGCTGAAGAAACTCTACCATCAGAAGCTCTTCCCTTTAGAGGACACATACCGATTTCACGATTTTCACTCACCGGCGTTGGAGGATGCCGACTTTGACAACAAACCTATGGTACTTTTGGTCGGTCAGTACTCAACCGGTAAGACGACCTTCATTCGCCATCTGATTGAGCACGACTTTCCCGGCATGAGGATAGGCCCTGAACCCACGACAGATTCCTTCATAGCGGTGATGTATGGTGAACAGGAAGGGGTGATACCTGGCAATGCTTTGGTAGTTGACCCTAAAAAGCCCTTCCGCAAACTCAACGCTTTTGGCAACGCCTTCCTTAACAGGTAAAATTAACTCCGCGAAGATGAATGTTGCTTATTCTTACATTCTTTGATGGTATTAGTCAGTTTAGAAGTACAGATATGTCAGGATTATTGCCACGTGTGAAGatgaattgtttgttttgaaatagcACCGAAGAGTTCCAAAACTTTATGTTTTCTTGTGAGTAAACACGCACTTAATTTGCAGGGAAGCTGTTGACAATATAcgttattttcaacactttacGACTAAATAGAACTCGTGTTCAATGGAGAACTACCTCCTCTAATTGCAGTTGTAGTTACAGCTGGGCTCGTCCTAGTAATGGTGCTTTCCAAGATGAGTCAGtcaatcagtaatacagtcagtcacataGTCAGTCACATAGACATGTGATCACTCCAGGATGTCATTTGTACAAGGGCTATGTGATGAAATAATTACACCAAAGATATTAAAGAAAACCTGCTTTTTGGTCATATGCATGTGAGCATCTGCTGTCCTCTGTTGCAGTTTCAGATGAAATTGGGTACCTGTCACTGTCTTTACGTAATTGGTCAATTTTGTATTTAAAAGTCCATGTACTTGTTTGGCATCTTGCTCATGTCTCAGTTCTCccatgttcttttctctctctgactcgcacacacacacacacacacagacacacagactcatagtGTTTGTTAGTGTGGTGTTTATGTTCATGTCCACCaacagcaaacagagaaagaatgttGTGTACATTGGATGGATGTGCTCCAAAGTGTTTAGGAATCTATCAGATGGCTAGTGCTTATAAACAGTTTTACACAGATTTTTGGGGAGTGTCAGGCGCTCAGTCTTCTCAAGAGGATTGTCACTGTCCAGGATTAAGCAAAGTTCTTTACCATATGTTGGTTTAGATTAAAAAGCTCAAGGCTGCTGGGACAGGAATAAGATCTTAATGTTCTTACACAAAGAACCACATAACCTAAAACATAACAGCAACACCAATAATCTG from Chanos chanos chromosome 2, fChaCha1.1, whole genome shotgun sequence includes these protein-coding regions:
- the ubxn1 gene encoding UBX domain-containing protein 1 produces the protein MAECTTLDSLLEMGFDRNRAEKAVAYTGNQGIERAMDWLMEHENDPDIDEPYVPPTENVLGSAAGEQSPSQPSESTELSAAEVDLEEASKRPMTEEEKREQIKRLEELMRVKQEERRERERKDEVEREKQRRKQGQELLQIKQKLQDDEMKKLAEQRRREKMEDRMARQRVKEKIARDREERAQKFGGGSSGTTASSPPSDAAPLSPPGNQGPPPPKKDYDECRIQIRLLDGSALTTTFKAQEPLAAVRVYVQMNGADGQDFNLLSPYPRRVYTDLDMEKPLRELGLVPSAVLVVAKK
- the LOC115805019 gene encoding pre-mRNA-processing factor 39, giving the protein MAAEGAEGLSNNGELDTSASFEVNENVDPPKPEAEASGGVEAQSTDPGASYTMPLAEGDDEEDGELPVDFERLWKLAHDSPQDFSLWTDLLQYCEQESHMTASRRALTAFLVRYPLCYGYWKKFADLERRAGHNKRAEEVCVQGLKAIPLSVDLWIHYINLLLGTLNMNLPESSKRIRSVFEEALAAAGMDFHSDRLWDLYAEWEKEQGDLRAMTGVYDRALKMPTQLYSGHYEKLKTHLTSHPPQDVLTPEEYGKLRAEYRQSLKKKEGSDAAAEEEERPPGEEEPLDGGNSKDSEEAIQKMQELLLAGREKIYQQNEAEVRKRWNYEDAIKRPYFHVKPLDRAQLNAWQTYLDWEMAEAESAQSATEGTATDGEQGSAATESVAGHKRVLILFERCLIACALYEEFWTKYVRYLEPQSLEEARSVFRRACEIHLPHKPSVHLQWATFEERHGNISEARRVLQALEQALPGLAMVRLRRAGLERRVGQLEAAESLLREAVDQSKDNPSLHAFYSIKLARFLLKLGKNPTKARTILQEAIELSPDNSKLHLNLLELEVSGDPRANGAAVQQCVTSALSAPLSPKTKILFSQRGLQFAEDFGTTVQSVMTMYDEHQKLLKEHGSKKRGAENGDNEDSEKMWKGDDTSSMSTPLLSAPPVAPPVPMTTPPPPMMGGDMSGTHGGYGGYGNWYQQPQYGGYGGYQNPWNQYNQYYPPS